Below is a window of Drosophila nasuta strain 15112-1781.00 chromosome X, ASM2355853v1, whole genome shotgun sequence DNA.
aattttggtatatacaataactatTATAGTAGttaactactatagtagttatgattcctgaaaatttggttgcgatcagatagaaattgtcgaagttattaaagaaatacttttgtagggctcttagttgctttggccgacaatctggtacattgtgccgtctatggtatattttgaatgatgtgctgtatcgatataccatttggtatttttttagtaattttgcagaatattcggtatattttacgaaaaataccgcaaaatatatttcttttattcaaaatgggtagcaggtatctcacagtcgagtacactcgactgtagctttcttacttgtttgagCTCAAACTCTTAAGACATATAAACTCACAATTTGATCATGAATACTACTTAAAGTGgtttatatactacatacgAGTAAGCTTAAGgttttcattaaatatgagtacttaattattttatgtatttattgtgtACTCATAGTTTCATTTCCGTTTCCTTTGTGCTTGTGAGCAGACATTTCATATTAATCTCCCCAAAATCGAAATCGTAAACACAGCAAAATGATTCAAATCATTTGATTAACTTTTGAGTGTTGTCAAGTTGCTAGCGGCGATATGATAGCAAAATCGCTGAGCTGCTCAACGGATTAGAATGCGATGGCCAGCTATTGATGTCTCATTCCGCGAAATGTAGCTAAAGACTAATTCTGGACAGCAGCTAACGTTGTTTTCACTAAATTGCTTGTGGGGGTCTTTGGACTGGTGGTAGTGGTAGTATTAATCAGTTAGTTGTCAACGCCTAGTTGCTACTGACACGCGCCACCTTATCGAAGGTATTAGATCATATGATAGATTGAGGGCAGTTCGTGTAACTGCAGCGTGTAAAGCGAGTGAATGTGTGAATGCGAATCAAGAGTCTGGGGAGAAAGAGTTGTGTATGCGACTATTTCAATTAGCTAGCATCTGAAAGGAAGTAATCGAAACATTTGCGCGatagtgtgtttgtgtgtgtgtgtgttctgtgtgtgtgataagCCAGAAATGTGAAGAAAGAAAACTGAATATGAACAAATTTCGAATGTATTCCAAACCGAGAaaattgctttcattttcttttttttttttttttgtttctttcttttgtttgtttttaatttaagatattaGCACTATAATACTTCTATTGAGTGGGCAAAGGGGGTGGAGAGCAGAGGGGCGGGCGCGGGCGATAAGGGGTGGATATATATGATTATATATGTGGATGGCGAGACGATGGCGATCACAGTTCAGTTCCAAAGTTGATGAtgctgttttattttgcttcttcgCATTGCATTGCAGAAGTGTGTGCACTCGACTAAGCCTAGTAACCATAGAAATAGGCCTCGTACGAAAAAGTGCGTGTCTGATCCGATGTCAAGAGTATTGCTGCCGCCGTCTTGCCAATGCTGCCTTCCGTAAAATACGCATCCGCATCGTTGGCCGACGAATCCACATAGATCTCAATGCAGGTCAAAGTGCTGCCCGTTCCCGTTGCCGAAGGATAACGCATCTCGACCTCAACATTGACAGCAGTCGTGAAACTCTCATCGGCATAGTTATTCACCAGCAATTTATCGCCTAAGAATGGCAAagtaaattttcaaaatgttagTGAATATGTTGCGGAATTGGGAAATGGCGAATTCGTCACTTACCCGAGATGCGTTGACCCGAACTGAAGACAAGATTGCCCTTGCTGTGCTTCACCTTGTTCAGTGCCACCAGCTCAACATCGGGATTCTTTGTCGTGTAACGCGTCTCATCCGTCACCGATGTGATCGGTGTGTAATATAAATCACTCGCTCGCTGCTGTGCTGTTGACTGCGCCGTCGTCTGCACGGACTGCACTGACTGCACTGACTGCAGTGATGGGGCAGCAATTGAGCTGGcgctcagcagcaacaatggcagcaacacttgcaacattctcaacaaaaataaaacctcaaaaaaaatgtagatatagtttatagtttatttCTGTGTAGTTGATGCTTCACGCACGCACGCAACAACTACATGAAATGTCTTTAATTTATCGTCAATCTCCAATAaaagaacgaacgaacgaacgtaTTACGAATCGGAGTAAAGATCGAAATATGAGAGAGCTTAGGTTCCGCGCTGTGTGCAATCAATTTGGCGACTGTTTTGTGCATCGCCTGCCACTGCCGATGGCTTTTATACGCGCCACGCTCTTATCGGCGGTCAGCGTTAGATAAGAGCAACTCGAGGTAAGAACTGAACGATAAGCCGCCATGGGTCTTATAACTTCAACGAGGGTCACCGTTTATGTTTTTAGCCTTGGTCCACATCTATTCGCACTACGCATAGAATGCTCAGAtgtaattaagaaaatatatatactaaaaataaattattaaaagacaaaaatatgtttaagaaatacaaaaaaatgttatttgaatttaagaaaatatataaaaaaaaaaatgctttaaaataacGATTTCTGCTTTTATGATACAAACTACTTACAGGATATATTTACGTTAGACATACAGGAAActtcaaaaaattttaattttgtatatattttgtctttttttttaaacagtcaagaaaaagtaaatttcCAAATCAACTTTAACAATGtagcaatttatttcaatttcaatttgtgttcTACAAACTTTCacgaaatttcaaattgttttctaaATTGAAACGATTTatcttatttaattgaaaaattaactTACAAATAAATCGTaattttgttctattttttaaCAGTAGAAATGTCTATTTCAGAATCAATATTaa
It encodes the following:
- the LOC132796929 gene encoding uncharacterized protein LOC132796929, with protein sequence MLQVLLPLLLLSASSIAAPSLQSVQSVQSVQTTAQSTAQQRASDLYYTPITSVTDETRYTTKNPDVELVALNKVKHSKGNLVFSSGQRISGDKLLVNNYADESFTTAVNVEVEMRYPSATGTGSTLTCIEIYVDSSANDADAYFTEGSIGKTAAAILLTSDQTRTFSYEAYFYGY